The following are encoded in a window of Kitasatospora sp. NBC_01250 genomic DNA:
- a CDS encoding MFS transporter yields MSLRARTAVFLLGLCALLNIYSTQPLLPDLAHDLHVPLGRSTWTITATTLGVALVAPFAGSVSDRLGRKRVMVAAIAGALAATLACAVAWNFAAMLVFRLAQGLLIPFVFAVAVSYLAEEYTGPVAQRANALYVSGTAFGGFCGRFLSGAATERFGWRSSFVVLALVLLVTLAATVAWLPRERGFTPSDSLLAGLRGIGGHFGNARLLGTCVIGASILFLQVGAFTYAGMRLKAPPFGLSTFEIGAVFAVFLVAVVVTPLTGRLIGRIGRLRTYLLVGLVSLAGLALTLVPSTPAVIVGLAASSTGVFSGQACAIGYAAEAGGAARSSAVGLYLTSYYAGGSIGAVAPAPLYTAAGWSACAALLAAVVGVSVLVALAVWRPAPVGRPQRHRFEEPLYD; encoded by the coding sequence GTGTCGCTGCGGGCCAGGACGGCCGTCTTCCTGCTCGGCCTGTGCGCCCTGCTCAACATCTACTCCACCCAGCCGCTGCTGCCCGACCTCGCGCACGACCTGCACGTCCCGCTCGGGCGCAGCACCTGGACGATCACCGCGACCACCCTCGGCGTCGCGCTGGTCGCCCCGTTCGCCGGGTCGGTCTCGGACCGGCTGGGCCGCAAGCGGGTGATGGTGGCGGCGATCGCGGGAGCGCTCGCCGCCACCCTCGCCTGCGCGGTGGCCTGGAACTTCGCCGCGATGCTGGTGTTCCGCCTCGCCCAGGGCCTGCTGATCCCGTTCGTCTTCGCGGTGGCCGTCTCCTACCTCGCCGAGGAGTACACCGGGCCGGTGGCGCAGCGGGCCAACGCCCTCTACGTCTCCGGCACGGCGTTCGGCGGCTTCTGCGGGCGGTTCCTGTCCGGGGCGGCCACCGAGCGGTTCGGCTGGCGGTCCTCGTTCGTCGTGCTGGCGCTCGTGCTGCTGGTGACGCTGGCGGCCACCGTGGCCTGGCTGCCGCGGGAGCGGGGCTTCACGCCCTCGGACTCGCTGCTGGCCGGCCTGCGCGGCATCGGCGGGCACTTCGGCAACGCCCGGCTGCTCGGCACCTGCGTCATCGGGGCGTCGATCCTCTTCCTCCAGGTGGGTGCGTTCACCTACGCCGGGATGCGGCTCAAGGCCCCGCCGTTCGGGCTGAGCACCTTCGAGATCGGCGCGGTCTTCGCGGTGTTCCTGGTCGCGGTGGTGGTCACCCCGCTCACCGGGCGGCTGATCGGCCGGATCGGGCGGCTGCGGACCTACCTGCTGGTCGGCCTGGTCTCGCTGGCCGGCCTCGCGCTGACCCTCGTGCCGTCCACACCGGCCGTGATCGTGGGCCTGGCGGCCTCCTCGACCGGCGTCTTCTCCGGTCAGGCCTGCGCCATCGGCTACGCCGCCGAGGCCGGGGGAGCGGCCCGGTCCAGCGCGGTCGGGCTCTACCTGACCTCCTACTACGCCGGCGGCAGCATCGGCGCCGTCGCACCCGCACCCCTCTACACCGCCGCCGGGTGGAGCGCGTGCGCCGCGCTGCTGGCGGCGGTGGTCGGCGTCAGCGTCCTGGTGGCGCTCGCCGTCTGGCGGCCGGCCCCGGTCGGCCGGCCCCAACGTCATCGTTTTGAGGAGCCTCTGTATGACTGA
- a CDS encoding lyase family protein, whose protein sequence is MTDDLKTRDTFHWLCELDKASTVMTVEAGIAPREVGARTAAAIVKVLADAEAPGADRPTDYLQVEPLVRRLVGPDSSRIHSGRSRQDMLPTVHRLLLRDRLVLVHRALGELRAGLLACAERYGTAIVPAYTNGVQAQPTTFGHLLLGYEATLRRSADRLAEAYPRLNACPLGAAALATSSFPVDRDRLAELLGFDEPVQNSFDAAQLSPIDVGFEVASAAMGLALSIGTFVQDVHAQYHHARPWITLDNTDLLSPSTLMPQKRNPVALNRARLLASEVIGDGVSTALAAHNVCSGLTDYKRAEAQRTLDRALAMLGEVNAIVAGLRLDERAALEEVRSDYSTTSELANVLQRDADVPFHVGHRFASALVTYGRGAGLTVERLDFAEALRLYREIAAEFDGVAAELPMTEQEFRAALDPVSMVACYRGLGGPQPAEFRRLLAAAREALRADTGWLDTVAGRLSAAKGGLEASFAALAG, encoded by the coding sequence ATGACTGATGATCTGAAGACCCGGGACACCTTCCACTGGCTCTGCGAGCTGGACAAGGCCTCCACCGTGATGACGGTGGAGGCGGGCATCGCACCGCGCGAGGTGGGCGCCCGCACGGCCGCCGCGATCGTCAAGGTGCTCGCCGACGCCGAGGCGCCCGGCGCCGACCGGCCCACCGACTACCTGCAGGTGGAGCCGCTGGTCCGCCGGCTGGTGGGGCCGGACAGCTCGCGGATCCACTCGGGCCGCAGCCGCCAGGACATGCTGCCCACCGTCCACCGGCTGCTGCTGCGCGACCGCCTGGTGCTGGTGCACCGCGCGCTCGGCGAACTGCGCGCGGGCCTGCTCGCCTGTGCCGAGCGGTACGGAACGGCGATCGTGCCCGCCTACACCAACGGCGTCCAGGCCCAGCCGACCACCTTCGGGCACCTGCTGCTCGGCTACGAGGCGACCCTGCGGCGCTCGGCCGACCGGCTGGCCGAGGCCTACCCGCGCCTCAACGCCTGCCCGCTGGGCGCCGCCGCGCTGGCCACCTCCAGCTTCCCGGTCGACCGGGACCGGCTGGCCGAACTGCTCGGCTTCGACGAGCCGGTGCAGAACTCCTTCGACGCCGCGCAGCTCTCGCCGATCGACGTCGGCTTCGAGGTGGCGTCGGCCGCGATGGGGCTGGCGCTGTCGATCGGCACCTTCGTCCAGGACGTGCACGCCCAGTACCACCACGCGCGGCCGTGGATCACCCTGGACAACACCGACCTGCTCAGCCCGAGCACCCTGATGCCGCAGAAGCGCAACCCCGTCGCACTGAACCGGGCCCGGCTGCTGGCCAGCGAGGTGATAGGCGACGGGGTGTCCACCGCGCTCGCCGCCCACAACGTCTGCTCCGGGCTGACCGACTACAAGCGGGCCGAGGCGCAGCGCACCCTGGACCGAGCCCTCGCGATGCTCGGCGAGGTCAACGCCATCGTCGCCGGGCTGCGGCTGGACGAGCGGGCCGCGCTGGAGGAGGTGCGCTCCGACTACTCGACCACCTCCGAGCTGGCGAACGTGCTGCAGCGCGACGCCGACGTCCCGTTCCACGTCGGCCACCGGTTCGCCTCCGCGCTGGTCACCTACGGGCGCGGCGCCGGTCTGACGGTCGAGCGGCTCGATTTCGCCGAAGCGCTTCGGCTGTACCGCGAGATCGCGGCCGAGTTCGACGGCGTTGCCGCCGAACTCCCGATGACGGAGCAGGAGTTCCGCGCGGCACTGGACCCGGTCAGCATGGTGGCCTGCTACCGGGGACTCGGCGGGCCGCAGCCCGCGGAGTTCCGGCGGCTGCTCGCGGCGGCCCGGGAGGCGCTGCGGGCCGACACCGGGTGGCTCGACACGGTGGCCGGGCGGCTGAGCGCGGCGAAGGGCGGGCTGGAGGCGAGCTTCGCCGCGCTGGCCGGGTGA
- a CDS encoding helix-turn-helix domain-containing protein translates to MPAPKELDPTASVAAYLGAQIRKRREAKGLTQKQLGQLVFVSHNRIAQIELATDPPGWEMIKLLDAALDANGDLVDLWFHISVARVDDYAMIFMLRQSQARIMQEYGLIIPGLVQTEAYARAILTAGENIGLGAVSETLPVRLARQSILKGEESPWYRVTLDESALYRNVGGRKVMAGQLAHLLRLNQRPRIDVQVVPFGALDSTALGGSLCLLTMPDGSRAAYCEGLSTGQFFESPDDVARFTVIYDRVQAAALDPEMSAAFIRNVMEERYAWELPPAT, encoded by the coding sequence ATGCCCGCGCCGAAAGAACTCGATCCCACGGCATCCGTGGCCGCTTATCTCGGGGCCCAGATCCGGAAGAGACGCGAGGCGAAGGGGCTGACCCAGAAGCAGTTGGGGCAGCTGGTCTTCGTCTCGCACAACCGGATCGCCCAGATCGAGCTGGCGACCGATCCGCCGGGGTGGGAGATGATCAAGCTGCTGGATGCGGCGCTGGACGCGAACGGCGACCTGGTTGACCTCTGGTTTCACATCAGCGTTGCCAGAGTCGACGATTACGCGATGATCTTCATGCTGCGGCAGAGCCAGGCCAGGATCATGCAGGAGTACGGTCTGATCATCCCCGGCCTGGTCCAGACGGAGGCCTATGCGCGGGCGATCCTCACGGCAGGCGAGAACATTGGACTGGGAGCCGTGAGCGAGACGCTTCCTGTCCGCCTCGCCCGGCAGTCGATCCTCAAAGGTGAGGAGTCTCCGTGGTACCGGGTCACCTTGGACGAGTCCGCTCTCTATCGGAACGTTGGCGGACGCAAGGTGATGGCCGGACAACTCGCTCACCTGCTGAGGCTGAACCAGCGCCCTCGGATCGATGTACAGGTAGTTCCGTTCGGTGCGCTCGATAGCACCGCTCTGGGTGGATCGTTGTGCCTGCTCACCATGCCGGACGGCTCCCGGGCGGCATACTGCGAGGGGCTCAGTACCGGCCAGTTCTTCGAGAGTCCAGACGATGTTGCCCGCTTCACTGTCATCTACGATCGGGTGCAGGCTGCCGCACTCGACCCGGAGATGTCGGCCGCCTTCATCCGAAACGTGATGGAGGAACGGTACGCGTGGGAACTTCCACCAGCGACTTGA
- a CDS encoding DUF397 domain-containing protein codes for MNRAAWRKSSYSGANSNNCVEVADGFPGVLPVRDSKDPSGPALVFPAASFAAFVAGVKRGELA; via the coding sequence TTGAACCGTGCCGCTTGGCGCAAGTCGAGCTACAGCGGCGCGAACTCGAACAACTGCGTCGAGGTCGCGGACGGGTTCCCCGGTGTCCTGCCCGTCCGTGACTCGAAGGACCCTTCCGGCCCCGCGCTCGTCTTCCCCGCCGCCTCGTTCGCCGCGTTCGTCGCAGGTGTCAAGCGCGGCGAACTGGCATAG
- a CDS encoding cold-shock protein yields the protein MPSQRSTGTVRWFNPEKGFGFITPDEPGPDLFAHYSEIEADGFRELTDGQRVEYDSSQGPKGPQADRIRPLAG from the coding sequence ATCCCCTCGCAGCGGAGCACCGGCACCGTGAGGTGGTTCAACCCGGAGAAGGGCTTCGGCTTCATCACGCCGGACGAGCCGGGCCCCGATCTCTTCGCCCACTACTCCGAGATCGAAGCCGACGGCTTCCGTGAGCTGACCGACGGTCAGCGGGTCGAGTACGACAGCTCCCAGGGGCCGAAGGGTCCTCAGGCCGACCGCATCCGCCCACTGGCCGGCTGA
- a CDS encoding DUF4097 family beta strand repeat-containing protein, with protein MQTFATTAPITAVLDVPAGRVQLIAADRADTVVEVRPANADKSRDVRAAEQATVEYADGVLRISAAEPKNQLFGPSGSLEVTVKLPAGSRVQATSGACELRVVGRLGDVAFEGAYRQIKLDEVASLRLTAVDGDVEVGRLGGPAQISTTRGDIRITEALRGELALRTESGDISVGAAAGVSAALDAGTASGRISNALRNDGTTGLAIRATTNCGDITARSL; from the coding sequence ATGCAGACGTTCGCCACCACCGCCCCGATCACCGCCGTCCTGGACGTCCCGGCCGGGCGCGTCCAGCTCATCGCCGCCGACCGCGCCGACACCGTCGTCGAGGTCCGGCCCGCCAATGCCGACAAGAGCCGCGACGTGCGGGCCGCCGAGCAGGCGACCGTCGAGTACGCCGACGGCGTCCTGCGGATCAGCGCCGCCGAGCCCAAGAACCAGCTCTTCGGCCCGAGCGGATCGCTGGAGGTCACCGTCAAGCTGCCGGCCGGTTCCCGCGTCCAGGCCACCAGCGGCGCCTGCGAACTGCGCGTCGTCGGACGCCTGGGCGACGTCGCCTTCGAGGGCGCGTACCGGCAGATCAAGCTCGACGAGGTCGCGAGCCTGCGCCTGACCGCGGTCGACGGCGACGTCGAGGTCGGCCGACTGGGCGGCCCCGCCCAGATCAGCACCACACGGGGCGACATCCGGATCACCGAGGCCCTGCGCGGCGAGCTGGCGCTGCGCACCGAGTCCGGCGACATCTCGGTCGGCGCCGCCGCCGGCGTCTCGGCCGCGCTGGACGCCGGCACCGCCTCCGGCCGCATCAGCAACGCCCTCAGGAACGACGGCACCACCGGACTCGCCATCCGCGCCACCACCAACTGCGGCGACATCACCGCCCGCAGCCTCTGA
- a CDS encoding alpha/beta hydrolase, with the protein MSINQPAWTGMLPVDDTALAVTDTGGPGPAVVYLNGSYASQKNWRRVIDELGDDYRHITYDERARGKSRTATDYSFEACLRDLDAVLTARGIERPILVGWSYGAMIAMHWAARHPDRVRAVVSVDGALPTDMFNEELPEQVHKLFRRFGPLMPILRPLGMAARMSPAQHAEINLELIELCAPGALDPVFDGTTAPVRYVLATGGNLGGDAAQMERMRADLAPVLARNANIRVHAKAASNHSKILRKDFGAVAGAVRELAATRAQQV; encoded by the coding sequence ATGAGCATCAACCAGCCCGCCTGGACCGGCATGCTGCCGGTCGACGACACCGCCCTGGCCGTCACCGACACCGGGGGCCCCGGCCCTGCCGTGGTCTACCTCAACGGCTCGTACGCCTCCCAGAAGAACTGGCGGCGCGTCATCGACGAACTGGGTGACGACTACCGGCACATCACCTACGACGAGCGGGCCCGCGGCAAGTCCCGGACCGCGACGGACTACTCCTTCGAAGCCTGCCTGCGCGACCTCGACGCCGTCCTCACCGCCCGGGGCATCGAGCGGCCGATCCTGGTGGGCTGGTCCTACGGCGCGATGATCGCGATGCACTGGGCCGCCCGCCACCCCGACCGTGTCCGGGCCGTGGTGTCCGTGGACGGCGCCCTGCCGACCGATATGTTCAACGAGGAGCTCCCGGAACAGGTCCACAAGCTCTTCCGCCGCTTCGGCCCGCTCATGCCGATCCTGCGCCCGCTCGGCATGGCCGCCCGGATGAGCCCCGCGCAGCATGCCGAGATCAACCTCGAACTCATCGAACTCTGTGCACCCGGGGCCCTCGACCCCGTCTTCGACGGGACGACCGCACCGGTCCGGTACGTCCTCGCCACCGGGGGCAACCTCGGTGGGGACGCCGCGCAGATGGAACGGATGCGCGCCGACCTCGCCCCGGTGCTCGCCCGCAACGCGAACATCCGGGTCCACGCGAAGGCCGCGAGCAACCACTCCAAGATCCTGCGCAAGGACTTCGGTGCCGTCGCCGGGGCGGTGCGCGAACTCGCCGCCACCCGCGCACAGCAGGTGTGA
- a CDS encoding DMT family transporter, whose product MRSPSQAAAPRAAAPRSPFADLPLLAVAVVWGSSFLAVKHLASATTVVPMLVLRFGVVLPLLGGFAWRGLRGLGAAQWRGGAVLGGILGGIFLLESYGVVHTSATNAGLIISLTMILTPLAESVVTRTAIPRAFVGAAALSLLGVGLLTEGSGLRAPSLGDLLVLGAAVLRTVHVLAMSRSRALRGVDSLALTWVQLAAATMVFVLASPFGGPAPWRVAAGWGPGQWTLLLYLALFCTLFAFFVQMWAVRATSPSRVSLLLGTEPLWAAVFGMALGGDRLSVLALCGGVLVLLGTEAGRRAVLPSQAAAAPAAEADLPEPEPASL is encoded by the coding sequence ATGCGAAGCCCTTCACAAGCCGCTGCCCCGCGAGCCGCCGCCCCGCGTTCGCCGTTCGCCGATCTGCCGTTGCTGGCGGTGGCGGTGGTGTGGGGGTCGAGCTTCCTCGCGGTGAAGCACCTGGCCTCGGCCACGACGGTGGTGCCCATGCTGGTGCTGCGGTTCGGGGTGGTGCTGCCGCTGCTCGGAGGGTTCGCCTGGCGGGGGCTGCGGGGCCTGGGGGCGGCGCAGTGGCGGGGTGGGGCGGTGCTCGGGGGGATCCTGGGCGGCATCTTCCTGCTGGAGAGCTACGGGGTGGTGCACACCTCGGCGACCAACGCCGGGCTGATCATCAGCCTGACGATGATCCTCACGCCGCTCGCCGAGAGCGTGGTGACCCGCACCGCGATCCCGCGCGCCTTCGTCGGGGCGGCGGCGCTCTCGCTGCTCGGGGTCGGGCTGCTGACCGAGGGCTCGGGGCTGCGCGCACCCTCGCTCGGGGACCTGCTGGTGCTGGGGGCGGCCGTGCTGCGGACCGTGCACGTGCTGGCGATGTCGCGCAGCCGGGCGCTGCGCGGGGTCGACTCGCTCGCCCTCACCTGGGTGCAACTGGCGGCGGCCACCATGGTGTTCGTGCTCGCCAGCCCGTTCGGCGGGCCGGCGCCGTGGCGGGTGGCGGCGGGGTGGGGGCCGGGGCAGTGGACACTGCTGCTCTATCTCGCGCTGTTCTGCACGCTGTTCGCGTTCTTCGTCCAGATGTGGGCGGTGCGCGCCACCTCGCCGTCCCGGGTGAGCCTGCTGCTGGGCACCGAGCCGCTCTGGGCCGCGGTCTTCGGCATGGCCCTCGGCGGCGACCGCCTCAGCGTGCTCGCCCTCTGCGGCGGCGTGCTCGTCCTGCTCGGCACCGAGGCCGGCCGTCGTGCCGTCCTCCCGAGCCAGGCCGCCGCCGCCCCCGCGGCCGAGGCGGACCTCCCGGAACCCGAGCCGGCCTCCTTGTGA
- a CDS encoding NADH-quinone oxidoreductase subunit A, giving the protein MNAYAPILVLGAIAAAFAVGSVVMASLTGPKRYNRAKLEAYECGIEPTPQPVGGGRFPIKYYLTAMLFIVFDIEIVFLYPWAVSFDALGIFGLVEMLLFIATVFVAYAYVWRRGGLEWD; this is encoded by the coding sequence ATGAATGCCTACGCGCCGATCCTCGTACTCGGTGCCATCGCGGCGGCGTTCGCGGTCGGCTCCGTCGTGATGGCCTCGCTGACCGGCCCCAAGCGATACAACCGGGCCAAGTTGGAAGCCTACGAGTGCGGCATCGAGCCGACCCCGCAGCCGGTGGGCGGCGGTCGGTTCCCGATCAAGTACTACCTGACGGCGATGCTCTTCATCGTCTTCGACATCGAGATCGTCTTCCTCTACCCGTGGGCGGTCAGCTTCGACGCCCTGGGGATCTTCGGGCTGGTCGAGATGCTCCTGTTCATCGCCACCGTCTTCGTCGCCTACGCCTACGTCTGGCGGCGCGGCGGCCTGGAGTGGGACTAG
- a CDS encoding NuoB/complex I 20 kDa subunit family protein has protein sequence MGIEEKLPSGFLLTTVESAAGWVRKASVFPATFGLACCAIEMMTTGAGRYDLARFGMEVFRGSPRQADLMIVAGRVSQKMAPVLRQVYDQMANPKWVISMGVCASSGGMFNNYAIVQGVDHIVPVDIYLPGCPPRPEMLMDAIIKLHHKIQHEPLGVNRRRAEEAAEERALLATPTSEMRGLLQ, from the coding sequence ATGGGAATCGAGGAGAAGCTGCCGAGCGGCTTTCTGCTCACCACGGTGGAGAGTGCCGCGGGGTGGGTGAGAAAGGCCTCGGTCTTCCCGGCCACTTTCGGACTGGCCTGCTGTGCCATCGAGATGATGACCACCGGCGCCGGGCGCTACGACCTGGCCCGGTTCGGGATGGAGGTCTTCCGCGGCTCGCCCCGGCAGGCCGATCTGATGATCGTGGCGGGGCGGGTGAGCCAGAAGATGGCCCCGGTGCTGCGCCAGGTCTACGACCAGATGGCCAACCCGAAGTGGGTCATCTCGATGGGCGTCTGCGCGTCCTCGGGCGGCATGTTCAACAACTACGCGATCGTCCAGGGCGTCGACCACATCGTGCCCGTGGACATCTACCTGCCGGGGTGTCCGCCCCGCCCGGAGATGCTGATGGACGCGATCATCAAGCTGCACCACAAGATCCAGCACGAGCCGCTCGGCGTGAACAGGCGGCGGGCCGAGGAAGCGGCCGAGGAGCGGGCGCTGCTCGCCACCCCGACCAGCGAGATGCGGGGGCTGCTGCAATGA
- a CDS encoding NADH-quinone oxidoreductase subunit C, with translation MTDTPKQPDAPKQPEGPQTPDAPAVPETRKEIPLEVIGRRQGMFGAHGSGDTSGFGGLAAAIVLPAPAERPYGGWFDEVADELEGALEEQGLDPAVVIEKTVVDRAELTFQIAREHLLATVRTLRDDPALRFELCLGVSGVHYPGEAGRELHAVYHLRSITHTRLIRIEVTAPDADPRIPSVVSVYPTNDWHEREAYDFFGIVFEGHPALTRIMMPDDWLGHPQRKDYPLGGIPVEYKGAQIPAPDQRRSYS, from the coding sequence ATGACGGACACCCCCAAGCAGCCCGATGCTCCCAAGCAGCCCGAAGGCCCGCAGACTCCGGACGCTCCCGCCGTCCCGGAGACCCGCAAGGAGATCCCGCTCGAGGTGATCGGCCGGCGCCAGGGCATGTTCGGTGCCCACGGCAGCGGCGACACCTCGGGCTTCGGCGGCCTGGCCGCCGCGATCGTGCTGCCCGCGCCGGCCGAGCGCCCGTACGGCGGCTGGTTCGACGAGGTGGCCGACGAGCTGGAGGGCGCCCTGGAGGAACAGGGGCTCGACCCGGCCGTGGTGATCGAGAAGACCGTGGTCGACCGCGCCGAGCTGACCTTCCAGATCGCCCGCGAGCACCTGCTGGCCACCGTCCGCACACTGCGCGACGACCCGGCGCTGCGCTTCGAACTCTGCCTGGGCGTCAGCGGCGTGCACTATCCGGGTGAGGCCGGGCGCGAGCTGCACGCGGTCTACCACCTGCGCTCGATCACCCACACCCGGCTGATCCGGATCGAGGTCACCGCGCCGGACGCCGACCCGCGGATCCCGTCGGTGGTCAGCGTCTATCCCACCAACGACTGGCACGAGCGCGAGGCCTACGACTTCTTCGGGATCGTCTTCGAGGGTCACCCGGCGCTGACCCGGATCATGATGCCGGACGACTGGCTGGGCCACCCGCAGCGCAAGGACTACCCGCTCGGCGGCATCCCCGTCGAGTACAAGGGTGCCCAGATCCCGGCTCCCGACCAGCGGAGGTCGTACTCCTGA
- a CDS encoding NADH-quinone oxidoreductase subunit D — MSTEYEAGARETTEGRVFTVTGGDWGEVAEAVARADDERIIVNMGPQHPSTHGVLRLILEIDGETVTEARCGIGYLHTGIEKNLEYRNWVQGTTFVTRMDYLTPLFNETAYCLAVEKLLGITEQIPDRATVIRVLMMELNRISSHLVCLATGGMEIGSTTLMIYGFRDRELILDIFELVTGLRMNHAYVRPGGLAQDLPPGAVDQIREAVKLFRSRMHEYDKLATGNPIFKARLVDVGHLDLAGCLALGATGPILRATGLPHDLRKTDPYCGYEDYDFEVAVADTADSFGRFLIRLEEMRQSLRIVEQCLDRLRPGPVMVADKKIAWPAQLAIGPDGMGNSLDHIRKIMGTSMESLIHHFKLVTEGFRVPVGQAYAAVESPKGELGVHVVSDGGTRPYRVHFRDPSFTNLQSMAAMCEGGQVADVIVAVAGIDPVMGGVDR; from the coding sequence ATGAGCACCGAATACGAGGCGGGAGCACGCGAGACCACCGAGGGCCGGGTCTTCACCGTCACCGGTGGCGACTGGGGCGAGGTGGCGGAGGCCGTCGCGCGTGCCGACGACGAACGCATCATCGTCAACATGGGTCCGCAACACCCCTCCACCCACGGAGTGTTGCGGCTGATCCTGGAGATCGACGGCGAGACGGTGACCGAGGCCAGGTGCGGCATCGGCTATCTGCACACCGGGATCGAGAAGAACCTCGAATACCGCAACTGGGTGCAGGGCACCACCTTCGTCACCCGGATGGATTACCTCACCCCGCTCTTCAACGAGACCGCCTACTGCCTGGCGGTGGAGAAGCTGCTCGGCATCACCGAGCAGATCCCGGACCGGGCCACCGTGATCCGGGTCCTGATGATGGAGCTCAACCGGATCTCCTCGCACCTGGTGTGCCTGGCCACCGGCGGCATGGAGATCGGCTCCACCACGCTGATGATCTACGGCTTCCGGGACCGCGAACTGATCCTGGACATCTTCGAGTTGGTCACCGGCCTGCGGATGAACCACGCCTACGTGCGCCCCGGCGGCCTGGCCCAGGACCTGCCCCCGGGCGCGGTCGACCAGATCCGCGAGGCGGTCAAGCTCTTCCGCTCCCGGATGCACGAGTACGACAAGCTGGCCACCGGCAACCCGATCTTCAAGGCCCGCCTGGTCGACGTCGGCCACCTGGACCTGGCCGGCTGCCTGGCACTGGGCGCCACCGGGCCGATCCTGCGGGCCACCGGCCTGCCGCACGACCTGCGCAAGACCGATCCCTACTGCGGTTACGAGGACTACGACTTCGAGGTGGCGGTCGCGGACACCGCGGACTCCTTCGGGCGGTTCCTGATCCGCCTGGAGGAGATGCGGCAGTCGCTGCGGATCGTCGAGCAGTGCCTGGACCGGCTGCGCCCGGGGCCGGTCATGGTGGCCGACAAGAAGATCGCCTGGCCGGCCCAACTGGCCATCGGGCCGGACGGCATGGGCAATTCGCTGGACCACATCCGGAAGATCATGGGCACCTCGATGGAGTCCCTGATCCACCACTTCAAGCTGGTCACCGAGGGCTTCCGGGTCCCGGTCGGCCAGGCGTACGCGGCGGTGGAGTCGCCCAAGGGCGAGCTGGGTGTGCACGTGGTGAGCGACGGCGGGACCCGGCCCTACCGGGTGCACTTCCGCGACCCCTCGTTCACCAACCTGCAGTCGATGGCGGCGATGTGTGAAGGCGGCCAAGTGGCCGACGTGATCGTGGCGGTGGCCGGGATCGACCCGGTGATGGGAGGCGTTGACCGGTGA
- the nuoE gene encoding NADH-quinone oxidoreductase subunit NuoE: MTSDPHAGVDLGLPALPAKPYPPEVHQRLAADAKELIARYPQARSALLPLLHLVQAEEGFVSPTGIRFCAEQVELTTAEVTAVATFYTMYRRKPAGTYHVGVCTNTLCAVLGGDEIFAGLQEHLGIGNNETTEDGSVSLEHIECNAACDYAPVVMVNWEFFDNQTPDSAKQLVDELRAGTEVRPTRGARLCSFKETARILAGFPDAREGANDESGAGGVPSLAGLRLAKGESLPGAPGARVVSPRNEGTEA, translated from the coding sequence GTGACATCCGACCCTCATGCGGGCGTCGACCTCGGGCTGCCGGCGCTGCCGGCCAAGCCCTATCCGCCAGAGGTGCACCAGCGCCTCGCCGCCGACGCGAAGGAGCTGATCGCCCGCTACCCGCAGGCCCGCTCCGCCCTGCTGCCGCTGCTGCACCTGGTGCAGGCCGAGGAGGGCTTCGTCAGCCCGACCGGGATCCGCTTCTGCGCCGAGCAGGTGGAGCTGACCACGGCCGAGGTCACGGCGGTGGCCACCTTCTACACGATGTACCGGCGCAAGCCCGCCGGGACGTACCACGTGGGCGTGTGCACCAACACGCTCTGCGCGGTGCTCGGCGGCGACGAGATCTTCGCCGGGCTCCAGGAGCACCTGGGCATCGGCAACAACGAGACCACCGAGGACGGTTCGGTCTCGCTGGAGCACATCGAGTGCAACGCGGCCTGCGACTACGCCCCCGTGGTGATGGTCAACTGGGAGTTCTTCGACAACCAGACGCCGGACAGCGCCAAGCAGCTGGTCGACGAGCTGCGGGCGGGCACCGAGGTGCGGCCCACCCGGGGCGCCCGGCTCTGCTCCTTCAAGGAGACCGCCCGGATCCTGGCCGGCTTCCCGGACGCGCGCGAGGGTGCCAACGACGAGTCCGGCGCGGGCGGTGTGCCCAGCCTGGCCGGGCTGCGGCTGGCCAAGGGCGAGTCGCTGCCCGGCGCGCCCGGTGCCCGCGTGGTCTCCCCGCGCAACGAAGGGACGGAAGCGTGA